A genomic window from Myotis daubentonii chromosome 4, mMyoDau2.1, whole genome shotgun sequence includes:
- the ZNF205 gene encoding transcriptional repressor RHIT yields MSADRGGSRATQDKERAPEVPGPGHSCQEMLSESKEMVPLGAAQGSTHIKTELQEPHPEEALQEDKAQGAWSWGRLSQGSKEKAPFLPGGALPSPQIPVLSHEGRTRDRQMAAALLTAWSQMPVTFEDVALYLSREEWGQLDHSQQSFYRDVLQKRNGLALGFPFSRTFWASQVQGKGEASSSCLQMGDEEEKRGVEVRKEDPASSPAAPGDVKSSRTRAGRAQDVLPCGRQAASSQRTGPANDEGQPGPPEERQLDPALSDTDLLEKPSEGETGAPESSEEGLAPDGDTGRKTYKCEQCGKGFSWHSHLVTHRRTHTGEKPYACTDCGKRFGRSSHLIQHQIIHTGEKPYTCPSCWKSFSHHSTLIQHQRIHTGEKPYVCDRCAKRFTRRSDLVTHQGTHTGAKPHKCPVCSKCFTQSSALVTHQRTHTGVKPYPCPECGKCFSQRSNLIAHNRTHTGEKPYHCLDCGKSFSHSSHLTAHQRTHRGVRPYSCPLCGKSFSRRSNLHRHEKIHTTGPKALAMLMLGAAGALAAPPPAPT; encoded by the exons ATGTCTGCAGATCGTGGAGGCAGCCGGGCTACCCAGGACAAAGAGAGAGCCCCAGAG GTTCCAGGTCCTGGGCATTCTTGTCAAGAAATGCTTTCTGAGTCCAAGGAGATGGTGCCTTTGGGAGCCGCTCAGGGGTCCACCCACATTAAGACAGAGCTGCAAGAACCACACCCTGAGGAGGCGTTGCAGGAGGACAAGGCTCAAGGAGCTTGGAGCTGGGGGCGCCTAAGCCAGGGCTCTAAGGAGAAAGCTCCTTTTttgcctggaggag ccctcccctccccccagatccCTGTGCTTTCCCATGAGGGGAGGACCAGAGACCGGCAGATGGCTGCAGCGCTCCTCACTGCCTGGTCCCAG ATGCCAGTCACCTTTGAGGACGTGGCTCTGTACCTCTCCCGGGAGGAGTGGGGGCAGCTGGACCACTCGCAGCAGAGTTTCTACCGGGATGTCCTGCAGAAGCGAAATGGGCTGGCCTTGG GGTTTCCCTTCAGCAGAACTTTCTGGGCCTCCCAGGTGCAGGGCAAGGGCGAGGCCTCAAGTTCGTGCCTGCAGATGGGAGatgaagaggagaagagag GAGTGGAGGTGAGGAAGGAGGACCCGGCCTCATCCCCGGCAGCCCCTGGGGATGTGAAGTCCTCTAGgaccagggcagggagagcccaGGATGTCCTACCGTGTGGACggcaggcagccagcagccagagaaCGGGGCCAGCCAACGACGAGGGGCAGCCGGGACCCCCGGAGGAGAGACAGCTGGACCCAGCCCTGTCCGACACTGACCTCCTAGAGAAGCCCAGCGAGGGGGAGACAGGCGCCCCCGAAAGCAGCGAGGAGGGCTTGGCCCCCGATGGTGACACCGGCAGGAAGACCTACAAATGCGAGCAGTGCGGCAAGGGCTTCAGCTGGCACTCCCACCTGGTGACGCACCGACGCACGCACACGGGCGAGAAACCCTACGCCTGCACGGACTGCGGCAAGCGCTTCGGCCGCAGCTCACACCTCATCCAGCACCAGATCATCCACACCGGCGAGAAGCCCTacacctgcccctcctgctggaaGAGCTTCAGCCACCACTCCACGCTGATCCAGCACCAGCGCATccacacgggcgagaagccctACGTGTGCGACCGCTGCGCCAAGCGCTTCACCCGCCGTTCGGACCTGGTCACTCACCAGGGCACGCACACGGGCGCCAAGCCCCACAAGTGTCCCGTCTGCAGCAAGTGCTTCACACAGAGCTCGGCCCTGGTCACCCACCAGCGCACCCACACGGGGGTCAAGCCCTACCCGTGTCCCGAGTGCGGCAAGTGCTTCAGCCAGCGCTCCAACCTCATCGCGCACAACCGCACGCACACGGGGGAGAAGCCCTACCACTGCCTCGACTGCGGCAAGAGCTTCAGCCACAGCTCGCACCTCACGGCCCACCAGCGCACCCACCGCGGGGTCCGGCCCTACTCCTGCCCCCTCTGCGGCAAGAGCTTCAGCAGGCGCTCCAACCTGCACCGGCATGAAAAGATCCACACCACGGGCCCTAAGGCCTTGGCCATGTTGATGCTGGGGGCTGCGGGCGCTCTGGCGGCacccccacctgctcccacctAG